A region of Micromonas commoda chromosome 4, complete sequence DNA encodes the following proteins:
- a CDS encoding predicted protein, with the protein MRTHHIPSTDGVVLEVHDRGTSPSSSSSGLERDEPTVLLLAHANGFHSRTWDAAAEELMRVASSAEGLGGRTGGVRVITFSFRAHGKSTAPISAGRDALRWGKFSEDLLAVVEQTPGLVRGKLVGIGHSLGAHAMLRAEASRPGTFASLYCFEPIFVCDPGKLPPFVPMSLERAAARRRRTFPSRSDARAAYGSKPPLNILQSEVLDAYVRHGFVDAAGGEKGEVTLACTPETESTVFACGGVEAEANKLVGGGKVRCPVTVAHGATHDPRDVYGRSPNDAIYSSIISPIIAEYIGENAFVEYAPALTHLGPLQDTVWFAKSVGAHLSRVGVAKGRSRL; encoded by the coding sequence ATGCGCACGCACCACATTCCGTCTACAGACGGCGTTGTTCTGGAAGTACACGATCGTGGCACGTCGCCTTCATCCAGTTCCTCCGgtctcgagcgcgatgaGCCCACCGTGCTGCTCCTCGCTCACGCGAATGGCTTCCACTCGAGAACGTGGGATGCCGCGGCTGAGGAGCTTATGCGCGTAGCCTCTAGCGCCGAGGGCCTTGGAGGGCGAActggcggcgtgcgcgtgaTCACGTTCTCGTTCCGCGCGCACGGAAAGTCCACGGCGCCAATCAGTGCAGGCAGGGACGCTCTGCGGTGGGGTAAGTTCTCGGAGGATCTCCTCGCCGTGGTTGAGCAAACGCCCGGGCTCGTCAGGGGCAAGCTCGTCGGAATAGGACACAGTCTTGGGGCTCACGCGATGCTCCGAGCGGAGGCTTCAAGACCAGGTACCTTCGCGTCCCTGTATTGTTTCGAACCCATCTTCGTGTGCGATCCAGGGAAGCTGCCGCCATTTGTACCCATGTCGCTCgagcgtgcggcggcgaggaggaggaggacttTCCCTTCCCGGTCGGACGCCCGTGCCGCGTACGGGTCGAAACCTCCACTGAACATATTGCAATCGGAGGTGCTTGACGCGTATGTTCGACACGGTttcgtcgatgccgccggaGGTGAAAAGGGCGAGGTCACGTTGGCCTGTACGCCGGAGACGGAGTCGACGGTTTTtgcgtgcggcggcgtcgaggctgaggcgaacaagctcgtcggcggtgggaaGGTTCGGTGCCCGGTGACGGTAGCTCACGGCGCTACGCATGATCCGAGGGACGTGTACGGTCGGTCACCGAACGATGCCATCTACTCGTCCATCATTTCTCCCATCATTGCAGAGTACATCGGCGAAAACGCATTTGTGGAGTATGCGCCGGCGCTGACGCACCTTGGACCGTTGCAGGATACTGTTTGGTTCGCAaagagcgtcggcgcgcacctTTCCCGAGTCGGGGTTGCTAAAGGGCGCAGTCGATTGTAG
- a CDS encoding hypothetical protein (expressed; hypothetical protein), producing MTALPTARGLFRQLLRARAVAFRGDQTALNASREEIRKHFQESAHLEPEEARKKIEEGVEAESFIRLHVVQAQVNDKGNYEMSIEPQHVDRAVPGENTIESPDGGGGCSSGKT from the exons ATGACCGCTCTCCCAACGGCGCGCGGCCTTTTCAGGCAGCTgcttcgcgctcgagcggtgGCATTTAGGGGCGATCAGACCGCGCTGAACGCGTCGAGAGAGGAGATTCGCAAGCACTTCCAG GAGTCTGCGCACCTGGAACCTGAAGAGGCGAGGAAAAagatcgaggagggcgtcgaggcggaatCATTCATCAGGCTTCACGTCGTCCAGGCGCAGGTCAACGACAAAGGCAACTACGAGATGTCGATAGAGCCGCAGCACGTGGACAGGGCGGTGCCGGGGGAGAATACGATCGAGTCCccagatggcggcggcggatgctcGAGCGGGAAGACGTAG
- a CDS encoding predicted protein — MWRIRHPHNFVCIVLRIRCHPRKLPKRCHETGKADVTARRVPEERIRMGRVCDYCSTAKAVIFCRADSARLCLACDKQVRQLPAPITAKPGLTTGRSEWGKSPSTRRTGARVPVRRDVVNARSMPLDPSLPTGPFANRRLPFEVFLTRSRHPPSSQVHTANQVARRHVRSWLCDTCQNGSAKVFCGQDRVVLCEPCDELTRSVNGRLEGKSVPPRAPLKSFSLQDEPVDEHGATYNGSHATMLSRHPFKEGLALFPASGGSGSKLSGLTGGPHRMGSGSPVLQPGGNAQSGGGMQGLSRQHSGQRVVGGMAPYTIGGEGLAGAHNGGYGTAGVGGAPSWDPFQMVGGITPQQHQYQLQQHRHQSQQRGLLTPFHHQMGGVAPPPMPSLVSQGGYFMDENGISRGSSGERTSAYAWLPGPHLDGLMRNPSHSSNGSDPIGMYMNFDSPEVRLAANGSNSRGSGGSDGLNQGGSNTPPDITGDPRISDASHQEATSTQHWQQQQQKQQQKQQQGHVFSNPADPMQRYPTPMSAYMPGVDLPYQGRVGPAIPSTSTWSPHHIGGGYMKREASSPNMGLRSNPTSWSTEGSGGLQAQFGQVQPPHGAYLPPHPMPAFMQPQPAFGTYDYSSYPSMMPVAGGVLVRQDRNSQGSAEGSGGGSPPNGGSGGGNIGGGGSVVAMSSMVPGGGFPFDGNPGAGTPGKEDGEDAPETPGSMAPGTALRKEMLIRYHEKRKQRHFKKKIRYESRKVRADNRVRIKGRFARADAPLTAIDKSSAKNHKDIKSKLATDDDAEHDAEEKKEEKEQVNLKHELSSEVAAPPPLVTPDVLPGVTAPLPCEYDIFISGQPLCAGGGPLLFPRAPQILLRGLQEAIISRLDSSLDPPNDISM, encoded by the exons ATGTGGCGGATAAGGCACCCGCACAATTTCGTCTGCATCGTTCTGCGAATACGTTGCCACCCCCGGAAGTTACCCAAGCGTTGTCACGAAACGGGGAAAGCTGACGTCacagcgcgtcgcgtccccgagGAGCGAATACGAATGGGACGCGTGTGCGACTACTGCTCGACAGCGAAGGCTGTCATCTTCTGCCGGGCGGACTCCGCCCGGCTGTGCCTCGCATGCGACAAGCAGGTGCGCCAACTCCCGGCACCCATTACGGCAAAACCAGGTTTAACCACGGGACGGTCGGAATGGGGGAAatccccgtcgacgcgccgaaccggggcgcgcgttcccgttcgacgcgacgttGTGAACGCCCGCTCGATGCCACTCGATCCATCCTTACCGACGGGGCcattcgc AAACCGACGCCTCCCCTTCGAAGTTTTTCTCACCCGCTCTCGGCATCCGCCCTCCTCCCAGGTGCACACGGCGAATCAGGTGGCGCGGAGACACGTCCGCTCATGGTTATGTGATACTTGTCAGAATGGCTCAGCAAAg GTTTTCTGCGGACAGGACCGCGTGGTTCTTTGCGAGCCGTGCGACGAGTTGACCCGGTCTGTGAATGGGAGGCTCGAGGGCAAGAGCGTGCCGCCGAGGGCTCCGCTGAAGAGCTTCAGCCTGCAGGACGAACCGGTGGACGAGCACGGCGCGACATATAACGGATCTCACGCGACGATGCTGTCGCGACATCCGTTCAAGGAGGGGCTCGCGTTGTTTCCCGCCTCGGGGGGCAGCGGGAGCAAGCTCTCGGGGCTGACGGGTGGGCCGCACCGAATGGGGAGCGGCTCGCCCGTTCTGCAGCCCGGTGGCAACGCGCAGAGTGGAGGCGGGATGCAGGGATTATCAAGGCAACACAGTGGGCAGAGAGTGGTCGGGGGTATGGCTCCTTACACCATCGGGGGCGAGGGACTCGCGGGTGCACACAACGGCGGCTACGGAACAGCCGGAGTTGGAGGCGCGCCCTCGTGGGACCCGTTTCAGATGGTTGGAGGGATCACCCCCCAGCAGCACCAGTACCAGCTCCAGCAGCACCGGCACCAGTCGCAGCAGCGCGGCTTACTGACCCCGTTTCACCACCAGATGGGAGGTGTGGCTCCTCCGCCGATGCCATCGCTCGTGTCTCAGGGTGGCTACTTCATGGACGAGAACGGCATCTCCAGGGGCAGCAGCGGCGAGCGCACGAGCGCGTACGCTTGGTTGCCGGGCCCACACCTCGATGGACTCATGAGAAACCCATCTCACTCCTCGAACGGCTCGGATCCGATCGGCATGTACATGAACTTTGATTCACCCGAGGTTCGGCTCGCCGCAAACGGGAGCAACTCTCGGGGTTCCGGTGGGAGCGACGGCCTGAACCAGGGCGGCAGCAACACTCCGCCCGATATCACGGGGGACCCGCGCATATCTGACGCTTCACACCAGgaggcgacgtccacgcagCACTGGCAGCAGCAACAACAGAAGCAGCAGCAGAAGCAGCAGCAAGGACACGTGTTTTCAAACCCTGCAGATCCGATGCAGCGATACCCCACTCCGATGTCTGCCTACATGCCCGGCGTTGATCTCCCGTATCAAGGCCGGGTGGGTCCGGCGATCCCGTCCACGAGCACGTGGTCCCCGCACCACATCGGCGGCGGATACATGAAGCGTGAAGCGTCATCCCCCAACATGGGCCTGCGCTCTAATCCAACGTCCTGGTCCACGGAGGGATCTGGCGGACTCCAAGCGCAGTTTGGCCAGGTGCAGCCGCCGCACGGCGCGTACCTGCCCCCTCATCCGATGCCCGCTTTCATGCAGCCCCAACCCGCGTTCGGGACCTACGACTACTCGTCCTACCCGAGCATGATGCCCGTCGCGGGTGGAGTGCTTGTTCGGCAGGATCGGAACTCTCAAGGGAGCGCAgagggaagcggcggcgggtcccccCCGAACGGTGGGAGCGGAGGCGGAAACAttggcggcggaggcagcgtcgtcgccatgtCCAGCATggttcccggcggcggctttccGTTTGATGGcaaccccggcgccggcaccCCGGGTAAGGAGGATGGCGAAGACGCGCCGGAGACCCCGGGCTCGATGGCCCCGGGTACCGCCCTTCGCAAGGAGATGCTCATTCGCTATCACGAGAAGCGTAAGCAGCGTCACTTCAAGAAGAAGATCCGATACGAGTCGAGGAAGGTTCGCGCAGACAACAGGGTGAGAATCAAGGGGAGATTCGCGAGGGCTGATGCGCCCCTCACCGCCATCGACAAGAGCAGCGCAAAGAACCACAAGGACATCAAGTCAAAGCTCGCTACAGACGATGACGCAGAGCATGACGCAGAAGAGAAGAAGGAAGAGAAGGAACAAGTCAACCTGAAGCACGAGTTGAGCTCGGAGGttgccgcgccgccgccgctggtcACACCTGATGTGCTGCCGGGTGTGACTGC ACCCTTACCGTGTGAGTATGATATATTCATTTCGGGCCAGCCCCTATGCGCTGGGGGCGGGCCCTTATTGTTTCCTCGGGCGCCACAAATTTTATTACGTGGCTTGCAAGAGGCGATTATTTCTCGGCTGGATTCATCGCTGGATCCGCCGAACGATATTAGTATGTAG